The proteins below are encoded in one region of Citrobacter enshiensis:
- a CDS encoding DnaB-like helicase C-terminal domain-containing protein has translation MVAHTPPKALPERSNIFIDDTGELTPSELRYQARQFQQQHGEFALIMVGYLQLMRVP, from the coding sequence CTGGTAGCACATACCCCCCCTAAGGCGCTGCCGGAAAGAAGTAATATCTTTATTGACGATACTGGAGAGTTAACCCCCAGTGAACTACGTTACCAGGCTCGCCAGTTCCAACAACAGCATGGCGAGTTTGCTCTCATTATGGTGGGTTACCTACAGTTGATGCGAGTCCCGTAA